In Dehalobacter sp. 12DCB1, the following are encoded in one genomic region:
- a CDS encoding endonuclease MutS2: MIASDKVLVKLDFGAVRERLRDHCMLPGAKEFAEALVPESDLRTVKALLRETDEGKILLRINPLFSVRGAREIRPYLERCDRGGTLNPEELLEIRDTLKTARRLKNTLLEGNQAGKDQYSELYTLRETVDGIVPQKEIEDDISRSVSEDGDINDRASEELARLRKAKGTSQQRIKESLDGILRNPNYQKMLQDNVITSRGDRYVVPIKMEYSSAFPGIVHDQSASGATLFIEPMAVVQLGNELREIILKENREVQRILQQLTAIVAARIPEIMLLYEALIKLDFILAKARLSEDMEAGSPLVVNKQEVKLIGARHPLLTGPVVPISVELGMDDQFLIITGPNTGGKTVTLKTIGLMAVMMQSGLHIPAESDSRLGIFTQIFVDIGDEQSVEQSLSTFSAHMTNIVDITRKADSRSLVLLDELGAGTDPGEGAALAMAILAELLERGSCGVATTHYGTLKTFAYNTPRVENASVEFNPETLKPTYRLLTGIPGRSNALSIAQRLGLGSGILEKARSFISERDMKESDLLENLEDTQREIELKKRSVEEEQKKAEHKAAELKKKNLELEEKYEDIIRKAKEEAVDVVRQARLEAEGIIKEIKEAQKKERREQEAALEKTRQGLKKLSEKVYETGYAGRDKSGPKPGQVEPGQTVYMPNLRQKGQVLQKPDNNNEVLVQTGILKVSVPLSEIRLVDETRKPEHFEKTIKGTFGLSKAVNLRSEIDLRGKLVEEGILMLDKYLDDAVITGINQVSVIHGKGTGALRAGIHQFLKRHPHVAAYRLGEFGEGDSGVTIVELK, encoded by the coding sequence TTGATAGCTTCAGATAAAGTCCTGGTGAAACTGGATTTTGGCGCAGTCAGAGAACGGCTTAGGGACCATTGCATGCTTCCCGGGGCGAAAGAATTCGCGGAAGCCCTTGTTCCGGAGTCTGACCTGCGTACCGTGAAAGCGCTGCTCCGTGAAACGGACGAAGGAAAAATTCTCCTTAGGATTAACCCTTTGTTTTCAGTCAGAGGCGCGCGGGAAATCCGTCCTTATCTGGAAAGATGCGACCGGGGCGGAACCTTAAATCCGGAAGAATTACTGGAAATCAGGGATACGTTGAAAACTGCCCGCCGCTTAAAGAATACGCTGCTGGAAGGCAACCAGGCAGGAAAAGACCAGTACAGCGAACTATATACCCTCAGAGAAACGGTCGATGGGATCGTACCGCAGAAAGAGATAGAAGACGATATCTCCCGCAGTGTTTCCGAGGACGGGGATATCAATGACCGGGCTTCCGAAGAGCTGGCCAGACTGCGAAAAGCGAAAGGAACAAGCCAGCAGCGGATCAAGGAAAGCCTCGACGGCATTTTAAGAAATCCGAATTATCAAAAGATGCTTCAGGACAATGTCATTACAAGCAGAGGGGATCGCTATGTGGTTCCAATTAAAATGGAATACAGTTCCGCTTTTCCTGGAATTGTCCACGATCAGTCAGCCAGCGGTGCGACGCTTTTCATCGAACCGATGGCAGTCGTTCAGCTTGGCAATGAATTGAGAGAGATCATCCTGAAAGAGAACAGGGAAGTTCAAAGGATTCTTCAGCAGCTCACAGCAATAGTTGCTGCCAGGATTCCAGAGATTATGCTGTTGTATGAAGCCTTGATTAAGCTGGATTTTATTCTGGCGAAAGCCCGTCTAAGTGAAGATATGGAAGCCGGGTCTCCGCTCGTGGTGAATAAACAGGAGGTCAAACTGATCGGAGCGAGACATCCTCTGCTCACCGGGCCTGTTGTACCGATATCCGTCGAACTCGGGATGGATGACCAATTTCTGATCATTACCGGCCCGAACACCGGTGGGAAGACGGTGACGCTGAAGACGATCGGCCTGATGGCGGTGATGATGCAGTCCGGGCTTCATATTCCGGCTGAAAGCGACTCACGGCTCGGGATATTCACTCAAATTTTTGTCGATATCGGTGATGAGCAGAGTGTTGAACAGTCTTTGAGTACGTTCTCCGCACATATGACCAATATTGTGGATATTACCCGGAAAGCCGACAGCCGTTCCCTGGTTCTGCTCGATGAGCTGGGAGCCGGGACGGATCCGGGAGAGGGGGCTGCCCTGGCCATGGCGATCCTTGCGGAATTATTGGAGCGCGGAAGCTGCGGGGTGGCTACGACGCACTACGGTACGTTAAAGACCTTTGCCTACAATACACCTCGGGTAGAAAATGCTTCAGTGGAGTTTAATCCGGAAACGCTTAAGCCAACCTACCGCCTGCTGACCGGTATTCCCGGACGCAGCAATGCCTTATCGATTGCCCAGCGGCTCGGACTTGGCAGTGGTATTCTGGAAAAAGCCCGATCGTTTATCTCTGAACGGGATATGAAGGAGAGCGATCTCCTGGAGAACCTCGAGGATACGCAAAGAGAGATTGAACTTAAAAAACGGAGCGTAGAAGAAGAGCAGAAGAAGGCTGAACATAAAGCTGCGGAGCTTAAGAAAAAGAATCTGGAACTGGAAGAAAAATACGAAGATATTATCCGCAAGGCCAAAGAAGAGGCTGTCGACGTTGTCCGTCAGGCCAGACTCGAAGCCGAAGGAATCATCAAAGAAATCAAGGAAGCCCAAAAGAAAGAACGGCGTGAACAGGAAGCAGCCCTGGAGAAAACACGCCAGGGACTGAAAAAGCTATCCGAAAAGGTATATGAAACCGGGTATGCCGGAAGAGACAAATCCGGACCGAAGCCCGGGCAGGTAGAACCGGGACAAACGGTCTATATGCCCAATCTTAGACAGAAGGGCCAGGTCCTGCAAAAACCGGATAACAACAATGAAGTGCTGGTTCAGACGGGTATTTTGAAAGTCAGCGTTCCGCTATCCGAAATCCGGCTGGTCGATGAGACAAGAAAACCAGAGCATTTTGAAAAAACAATCAAAGGTACTTTCGGGCTGAGCAAAGCGGTCAATCTCAGAAGTGAAATCGATCTCCGGGGGAAACTGGTCGAAGAGGGAATCCTAATGCTGGATAAGTATCTGGATGATGCTGTGATTACAGGAATCAATCAGGTCAGTGTGATTCATGGCAAAGGGACAGGCGCCCTGCGGGCAGGTATTCATCAGTTCTTGAAAAGACATCCCCATGTTGCTGCTTACCGCTTAGGTGAGTTTGGCGAGGGTGATTCCGGGGTTACGATCGTTGAATTAAAGTAA
- a CDS encoding U32 family peptidase: MHSDFGSSPRQHTNKKIELLAPAGGYEALKAAVENGADAVYLGGKMFNARASASNFDSEELSKAVTYAHERGVKVYVTLNILVADSEFSELADYVYQLYSLGADALIVQDIGVANFIREVLPEMKLHASTQMTQNNIYGLKQLEKMGFSRVVLARETSAPEIEKMVQATELDVEVFGHGALCISYSGQCLMSSYIGGRSGNRGRCAQPCRMAYSLVDGKGRDLLEGRKTGEHLLSPRDLKLLDNLGELQRIGVRSLKIEGRMKRPEYVATVIRIYRKALDFLQDQKGQEITARDLYELTQIFNRDFTTGYFQGYQGAEMMSFSRPNNRGTMLGRITDLKNNRLTLKLDRELGLGDGLEIWTKRGREGISVGKIMVPGGKTVDSAAPGDTVTIEFEGAANIGDRVFKTHDEQLIAQARHSFQEGKETRKRPLKMQLSGKAGQKLRLTVWDDQQHIALESQCEAQEAQNRPLTQEVLVKQLGRLGNTPFYLGELSTALEGDLMIPVSALNELRRAAVEKLLEPSHSKPTLTLKAYQERTATWNQQLKTGRTVSGKTGTGKHLLSAAVTDFSMIAPLLKSGADRIILGGEHWRSRPPLTLAELQKALDTCQSRGRTLLWRLPRILNQTQGEQVLKDLTKVAGWSARPVIMAGNLAEIEMLKTVDPGWTWETDYFLHCFNAAALDWVRRAGGRQAALSMELSQEQLAVLGKSEGMELPVFGDMEMMVSEFCLPGAVLGEGKDGARNKCGKACQNRDLYLKDRMAYHFPLATDQACRMHVFNAKTLNLVTELSKIADMGIRNIRLELLRASLPQAERAVAVFHRLWQETAGGKNIGKEETEEAMKSLEELYPEGFTKGHFYRGVLT; this comes from the coding sequence ATGCATTCAGATTTTGGCAGCAGTCCGCGGCAGCATACAAATAAAAAGATAGAACTTCTTGCGCCGGCCGGAGGTTACGAGGCATTGAAGGCTGCGGTGGAAAACGGAGCCGATGCCGTCTATCTCGGAGGCAAAATGTTCAATGCCAGGGCTTCGGCCTCGAATTTTGATTCGGAGGAATTGTCTAAGGCGGTGACGTACGCGCACGAACGCGGCGTCAAGGTCTATGTGACATTAAATATTCTTGTGGCTGACAGCGAATTCTCAGAGCTGGCGGACTATGTCTATCAGCTATATTCACTTGGTGCGGACGCCTTGATCGTTCAGGATATCGGGGTTGCAAATTTTATTCGGGAAGTTCTGCCGGAAATGAAGCTTCATGCCAGCACCCAGATGACCCAGAATAATATTTATGGATTGAAGCAGCTAGAAAAAATGGGTTTTTCCAGGGTTGTTCTGGCCAGGGAGACTTCGGCGCCGGAAATAGAAAAAATGGTTCAGGCGACGGAGCTGGATGTCGAGGTCTTTGGACACGGCGCACTGTGTATCAGCTATTCCGGACAGTGCCTGATGTCAAGCTATATCGGGGGACGGAGCGGCAACCGCGGAAGGTGTGCACAGCCTTGCAGGATGGCCTACAGTTTGGTTGACGGCAAAGGCAGGGATTTGCTGGAAGGAAGGAAGACCGGGGAGCATCTTCTGAGTCCGCGCGACCTGAAATTATTGGACAATCTTGGGGAGCTGCAGCGGATCGGTGTACGCTCACTGAAGATAGAAGGCCGGATGAAAAGACCGGAATATGTAGCAACAGTCATCCGGATCTACCGTAAAGCCCTGGACTTTTTACAAGATCAGAAGGGGCAGGAAATCACAGCCCGGGATCTATATGAGCTGACTCAGATTTTTAACCGGGATTTTACAACCGGATACTTTCAGGGTTACCAGGGAGCTGAGATGATGAGTTTCAGCCGCCCAAACAACCGCGGTACCATGTTGGGCCGAATTACGGATCTAAAAAACAACCGTCTGACACTGAAGCTGGACCGCGAGCTGGGACTCGGAGACGGCCTGGAAATCTGGACAAAAAGAGGCCGTGAAGGGATCAGCGTCGGGAAAATAATGGTCCCCGGCGGCAAAACGGTTGACAGTGCTGCACCCGGAGATACGGTCACCATCGAATTTGAAGGCGCTGCGAATATTGGGGACCGGGTATTCAAAACGCACGACGAGCAGCTGATTGCCCAGGCCCGGCACAGTTTCCAGGAAGGCAAGGAAACGCGCAAAAGGCCGTTAAAAATGCAGCTTTCCGGGAAAGCTGGTCAAAAGCTGCGCCTAACCGTCTGGGACGACCAGCAGCACATTGCGCTGGAATCTCAGTGTGAGGCCCAGGAAGCACAGAACCGGCCACTGACACAGGAGGTTCTGGTAAAACAGCTGGGGCGATTGGGGAATACCCCGTTTTATCTGGGAGAATTATCAACAGCACTGGAAGGGGATCTGATGATACCGGTCAGTGCGTTGAATGAATTGCGGCGCGCTGCGGTGGAGAAGCTTTTGGAACCGTCTCACAGCAAGCCTACGCTGACCTTGAAGGCGTATCAGGAGCGGACCGCTACTTGGAATCAGCAGCTCAAAACCGGCCGGACCGTATCGGGAAAAACCGGAACAGGCAAGCATCTGCTCAGTGCCGCGGTGACGGATTTTTCCATGATTGCGCCGTTGCTGAAGTCCGGTGCGGACAGAATTATCCTGGGCGGAGAACACTGGCGGTCCAGACCACCCCTTACCCTGGCAGAGCTGCAGAAGGCACTCGATACCTGTCAAAGCCGGGGAAGGACGCTACTATGGAGACTGCCGCGAATCCTGAATCAGACCCAAGGTGAGCAGGTGTTGAAGGATCTGACAAAGGTGGCAGGCTGGTCGGCAAGGCCGGTGATCATGGCCGGAAATCTGGCGGAAATCGAAATGCTGAAGACCGTTGATCCCGGGTGGACCTGGGAGACGGATTATTTTCTGCATTGTTTTAACGCAGCGGCGCTGGACTGGGTTCGCAGGGCAGGCGGAAGACAGGCAGCCCTTTCCATGGAATTAAGTCAGGAACAGCTTGCCGTTCTGGGTAAATCCGAAGGCATGGAGCTGCCGGTGTTTGGTGATATGGAAATGATGGTCAGTGAATTCTGTCTTCCCGGCGCTGTGCTGGGGGAGGGAAAAGACGGGGCCCGCAACAAATGCGGAAAGGCCTGTCAAAACAGAGACCTGTACCTGAAGGACCGCATGGCTTATCACTTCCCACTGGCTACGGATCAAGCGTGCCGGATGCATGTCTTCAATGCCAAAACCTTGAATCTGGTAACCGAACTGTCTAAAATAGCCGATATGGGCATCAGAAATATCCGGCTGGAACTGCTTCGGGCATCCTTGCCGCAGGCTGAACGTGCCGTTGCAGTATTTCACCGGCTTTGGCAAGAAACGGCTGGAGGCAAGAACATAGGCAAAGAGGAAACAGAGGAAGCAATGAAAAGCCTGGAGGAACTTTATCCTGAAGGCTTTACTAAAGGACATTTTTACAGAGGGGTGCTAACGTAA